In Streptomyces sp. NBC_01707, a genomic segment contains:
- a CDS encoding SCO5918 family protein, whose amino-acid sequence MRCVIARFPFDLTKSGVLESMKGIKPEQVFGESVIIGRRTYPVKQVGQVVTRQDRRDFSAGEVLRAMTQLGFTCRGLPQAATIRVPNPFQQASAMLGAPAAA is encoded by the coding sequence ATGCGCTGTGTCATCGCCCGCTTCCCGTTCGACCTCACCAAGAGCGGCGTCCTGGAATCGATGAAGGGCATCAAGCCCGAGCAGGTCTTCGGCGAGTCCGTGATCATCGGCCGACGCACCTACCCGGTCAAACAGGTCGGCCAGGTCGTCACACGCCAGGACCGCCGCGATTTCAGCGCCGGTGAAGTCCTGCGGGCCATGACCCAGCTCGGCTTCACCTGCCGCGGCCTTCCCCAGGCCGCTACCATCCGCGTTCCCAACCCGTTCCAACAGGCTTCCGCGATGCTCGGCGCCCCTGCAGCAGCCTGA
- a CDS encoding CBS domain-containing protein, whose product MTLVQMQPRPANATPVHRTAADAMDTGGPQVCDDMTVEVALAVMASARTVHLLVCDNDGLCTGLVTQAQLAAVSDSSAYTDRVQLRDILGSRGPFTFPVTTMTEAEHAMRYHQVDAQPAADEQGSVLGILALAG is encoded by the coding sequence TTGACGCTCGTTCAGATGCAGCCCCGCCCGGCGAACGCCACCCCCGTGCACAGGACGGCGGCCGACGCCATGGACACAGGCGGACCGCAGGTCTGTGACGACATGACCGTCGAGGTCGCCCTGGCCGTCATGGCAAGCGCCCGCACCGTGCACCTCCTCGTCTGCGACAACGACGGCCTGTGCACCGGGCTGGTCACCCAGGCCCAGCTCGCCGCCGTCAGTGACAGCTCCGCGTACACGGACCGGGTCCAGCTGCGCGACATCCTCGGCAGCCGCGGGCCGTTCACCTTTCCCGTGACCACCATGACCGAAGCCGAGCACGCGATGCGCTACCACCAGGTCGATGCCCAGCCTGCGGCCGACGAACAAGGCAGCGTCCTGGGCATCCTCGCCCTTGCCGGCTGA
- a CDS encoding DEAD/DEAH box helicase: protein MNPTRTNDRSSRTRSRTGGSGAGLGRGRRFGSSAPSRSGGPSRSGGHSRRPAALQGEFALPKTITPALPAVEAFADLDLPKQLLAALTAQGVSVPFPIQGATLPNTLAGRDVLGRGRTGSGKTLAFGLALLARTAAQRAEPRQPLALILVPTRELAQQVTDALTPYARSVKLRLATVVGGMPIGRQANMLRGGADVVVATPGRLKDLIDRGDCRLNQVAITVLDEADQMADMGFMPQVTALLDQVRPEGQRMLFSATLDRNVDRLVRRYLTDPVVHSVDPSAGAVTTMEHHVLHVHGTDKHRTTTEIAAREGRVIMFLDTKRAVDKLTDHLLASGVRAAALHGGKAQSQRTRTLTQFKTGHVTVLVATNVAARGIHVDNLDLVVNVDPPTDHKDYLHRGGRTARAGESGSVVTLVTPNQRRDMTRLMTAAGIVPQTTQVRSGEEALSRITGAQTPSGIPVTITAPVAERRKRSASSRGRRSPASAARRVTAHQSSFDAAA from the coding sequence ATGAACCCCACACGCACGAACGACCGCTCCTCCCGCACCCGCAGCCGTACCGGCGGCTCCGGTGCCGGCTTGGGCCGCGGCCGCCGCTTCGGCTCGTCCGCCCCGAGCCGTTCTGGGGGGCCGAGCCGCTCGGGCGGCCACAGCCGACGGCCCGCAGCGCTCCAGGGAGAGTTCGCCCTGCCGAAGACGATCACTCCCGCACTGCCCGCCGTCGAGGCGTTCGCCGACCTCGACCTGCCCAAGCAGCTGCTTGCCGCGCTGACCGCGCAAGGCGTGAGCGTCCCGTTCCCGATCCAGGGCGCGACCCTGCCCAACACCCTCGCGGGCCGCGACGTCCTCGGCCGCGGGCGCACCGGCTCCGGCAAGACCCTCGCCTTCGGCCTGGCCCTGCTGGCCCGCACCGCCGCACAGCGCGCCGAGCCCCGCCAGCCGCTGGCCCTGATCCTCGTGCCGACGCGTGAGCTGGCGCAACAGGTGACCGACGCGCTCACCCCCTACGCCCGCTCGGTGAAGCTACGCCTGGCCACGGTCGTCGGCGGGATGCCGATCGGCAGGCAGGCCAATATGCTGCGGGGCGGTGCCGATGTCGTCGTCGCGACGCCGGGCCGCCTCAAGGACCTCATCGACCGCGGTGACTGCCGGCTGAACCAGGTCGCGATCACTGTCCTGGACGAGGCGGACCAGATGGCCGACATGGGCTTCATGCCCCAGGTCACCGCTCTCCTGGACCAGGTCCGCCCCGAGGGCCAGCGGATGCTGTTCTCCGCCACCCTCGACCGCAACGTCGACCGTCTGGTCCGTCGCTACCTCACCGACCCGGTCGTCCACTCCGTCGACCCGTCCGCAGGCGCGGTCACCACGATGGAGCACCACGTGCTGCACGTCCACGGCACCGACAAGCACCGCACGACCACGGAGATCGCCGCACGCGAAGGCCGGGTGATCATGTTCTTGGACACCAAGCGGGCTGTGGACAAGCTCACCGATCACCTGCTGGCCAGCGGGGTACGGGCCGCCGCCCTGCACGGCGGGAAGGCGCAGTCGCAGCGCACCCGGACCCTGACCCAGTTCAAGACCGGGCATGTCACCGTCCTCGTGGCCACGAACGTCGCGGCGCGCGGCATCCACGTCGACAACCTCGACCTCGTTGTCAACGTCGATCCGCCGACCGACCACAAGGACTACCTCCACCGTGGCGGCCGTACCGCGCGGGCAGGGGAGTCCGGCAGCGTCGTCACCCTGGTCACCCCCAACCAGCGCCGCGACATGACCCGCCTCATGACCGCCGCCGGCATCGTCCCTCAGACCACCCAGGTCCGCTCCGGCGAGGAGGCACTCAGCCGGATCACCGGCGCCCAGACCCCCTCCGGCATCCCCGTGACAATCACCGCACCGGTCGCCGAGCGCCGTAAGCGCAGCGCGTCCTCACGCGGCCGACGCAGCCCCGCTTCGGCCGCCCGTCGCGTGACCGCGCATCAGTCCTCCTTCGACGCGGCGGCCTAG
- a CDS encoding cold-shock protein, producing the protein MASGTVKWFNAAKGFGFIEQDGGGADVFAHFSNIAAQGFRELLEGQKVTFDIVPSQKGPTAENVVPA; encoded by the coding sequence ATGGCGTCTGGCACCGTGAAGTGGTTCAACGCAGCCAAGGGTTTCGGCTTCATCGAGCAGGACGGTGGCGGCGCTGACGTGTTCGCCCACTTCTCGAACATTGCCGCCCAGGGCTTCCGTGAACTGCTCGAAGGCCAGAAGGTCACCTTCGACATCGTGCCGAGCCAAAAGGGCCCGACGGCAGAGAACGTCGTTCCTGCCTGA
- a CDS encoding cold-shock protein → MATGTVKWFNAEKGFGFIAQDGGGPDVFAHYSAINSSGFRELQEGQAVTFDVTQGQKGPQAENINPA, encoded by the coding sequence ATGGCTACCGGAACTGTGAAGTGGTTCAACGCGGAGAAGGGGTTCGGATTCATCGCCCAGGACGGCGGCGGCCCGGACGTGTTCGCTCATTACTCCGCGATCAACTCCTCGGGCTTCCGTGAGCTCCAGGAAGGCCAGGCCGTGACGTTCGACGTCACCCAGGGCCAGAAGGGCCCCCAGGCCGAGAACATCAACCCCGCCTGA
- a CDS encoding SpoIIE family protein phosphatase produces the protein MEPASDGVAWLAVGADGTVSEWGPVAERLLGYPARDVLGRPVADLLATRSGVDSGYGEIMFRHRDGHIVRCRLLVEGTGPSLAVELSPAGPIPPSDIEQALVEALFTRSPIGLILLDPQLRLMRINAAAEGMHGTRIGEVLGLRPTQAWPEFSGEMVERVLGEVLRTGEPAIEFEKRGRPPGDPGREHVYSTSAFRLQAQDGRILGVADLVVDITERHRAERRLALMAEAGARIGTTLDLLRTAQELAEVVVPTLTDSVSVDVLEPVLGGEEIPPGPIKGTAVLRRAASCSRRTDAPPGAYAPGEISSYPGDTPACQVLVDHVPRLVRTLTEDSPWVAGDPARGRKMLEDRVHSLMLVPLVVRGCALGLVCFYRWGSARGPFEDDDLELAVDLVGRAAVALDNGRRYIRERNTVLALQQGMLPQRFAAPRAVDWAHHMVYSGAGGDWTDVIPLPGARVALVTGSTPGRGVRTAATMGRLRAAVHTLANLDLAPDELLARLDDLVRALGRESGETSAGTPIGASCLYLVYDPVTGHGSMASAGHPAPVLAHPDGTVTAPPPPAGEPLGHPGPPFEKVVLDLPEDTLIVLHTRGLLQKFPAQTGAAELERLVASPTGSLQNLSLTLTEALVPSDPQEDAAVLVARTRPLDPGSVLLWDLPPDPAAVATARTLATRQLATWGLAEEEVFATELIVSELVTNAIRYAAPPIRLRLIRDRALTCEVSDSNSAAPFLRHARTTDEGGRGLLLVAQLAERWGTRYQERGKIVWAELPITGPVRQMESA, from the coding sequence GTGGAACCGGCCTCGGATGGTGTGGCATGGCTTGCGGTCGGCGCGGATGGCACCGTGTCCGAATGGGGCCCGGTCGCGGAGCGTCTTTTGGGGTACCCGGCTCGTGACGTCCTTGGTCGACCGGTAGCCGATCTGCTCGCGACGCGGAGTGGTGTCGATTCCGGGTATGGCGAGATTATGTTCCGGCACCGCGACGGCCATATCGTGCGCTGCCGGTTGCTGGTCGAAGGCACGGGCCCCAGCCTGGCCGTGGAGCTGTCGCCAGCCGGGCCCATTCCGCCTTCGGACATCGAACAGGCTCTCGTGGAGGCTCTGTTCACCCGATCTCCCATTGGCTTGATCCTCTTGGACCCTCAGCTGCGACTGATGCGCATTAACGCCGCGGCGGAGGGAATGCATGGCACCCGGATAGGGGAGGTCCTGGGGCTGCGGCCCACCCAGGCGTGGCCCGAGTTCAGCGGCGAGATGGTGGAGCGGGTGCTGGGCGAGGTCCTCAGGACCGGGGAGCCCGCGATCGAGTTCGAAAAGCGCGGACGGCCGCCCGGCGATCCGGGGCGGGAGCATGTCTATTCGACGTCGGCGTTCCGCCTTCAGGCCCAAGACGGCCGGATCCTCGGGGTCGCCGATCTCGTGGTCGATATCACCGAACGCCACAGGGCCGAGCGACGTCTTGCGCTGATGGCCGAGGCCGGCGCGCGGATCGGCACCACCTTGGATCTGCTGCGCACAGCCCAGGAACTGGCAGAAGTAGTGGTGCCCACGCTGACGGACAGCGTCTCCGTGGACGTCCTGGAACCCGTACTCGGTGGGGAGGAGATTCCCCCCGGTCCCATCAAAGGAACCGCCGTCCTGCGGCGGGCCGCTTCCTGCTCCCGCCGTACCGACGCCCCGCCCGGAGCCTACGCTCCCGGGGAGATCAGCAGCTATCCGGGAGATACGCCCGCCTGCCAGGTGCTGGTTGACCACGTGCCGCGGCTGGTGCGTACCCTCACCGAGGACAGTCCGTGGGTAGCTGGTGATCCGGCGCGGGGGCGCAAGATGCTGGAGGACCGCGTCCACTCGCTGATGCTGGTACCTCTTGTCGTCCGCGGTTGCGCGCTGGGACTGGTCTGTTTCTACCGGTGGGGTTCGGCGAGGGGCCCGTTCGAGGACGATGATCTCGAGCTCGCAGTGGACCTGGTCGGCCGGGCAGCGGTCGCCTTGGACAACGGCCGCCGTTACATTCGCGAGCGTAACACCGTACTGGCTCTGCAGCAGGGCATGCTGCCCCAGCGGTTCGCCGCCCCCCGCGCCGTGGACTGGGCCCACCACATGGTCTATTCCGGAGCCGGCGGCGACTGGACCGACGTCATTCCCCTTCCCGGAGCCCGCGTGGCACTCGTGACCGGCAGCACTCCCGGCCGCGGTGTGCGCACGGCCGCCACCATGGGGCGGCTGCGTGCCGCAGTGCATACTTTGGCCAACCTCGACCTGGCCCCGGACGAACTCCTCGCCCGCCTCGACGACCTGGTGCGTGCCTTGGGCAGGGAAAGCGGCGAAACCAGCGCCGGCACCCCCATCGGCGCGTCCTGCCTCTACCTGGTCTACGACCCCGTGACCGGCCACGGCAGCATGGCCTCGGCAGGCCACCCCGCACCGGTCCTCGCCCACCCCGACGGAACCGTCACAGCCCCGCCCCCTCCCGCAGGCGAACCCCTTGGCCACCCGGGCCCACCGTTCGAGAAGGTTGTGTTGGACCTGCCCGAAGACACCCTGATCGTGCTCCACACCCGCGGACTTCTTCAGAAGTTCCCAGCTCAGACTGGGGCGGCCGAACTCGAGCGCCTCGTGGCCTCACCGACCGGATCCCTGCAGAACCTCAGCCTCACCCTCACCGAAGCGCTGGTGCCCTCGGACCCCCAAGAAGACGCGGCCGTCCTCGTGGCTCGCACCCGTCCCCTGGATCCGGGCAGTGTCCTCCTCTGGGACCTGCCGCCCGACCCCGCCGCCGTCGCCACCGCTCGCACACTGGCCACCCGTCAACTGGCTACCTGGGGACTGGCAGAGGAAGAAGTGTTCGCCACAGAACTGATCGTCAGCGAACTCGTCACCAACGCCATCCGCTACGCCGCACCCCCCATCCGGCTCCGCCTCATCCGCGACCGGGCCCTCACGTGCGAAGTGTCTGACTCCAACAGCGCCGCCCCCTTCCTGCGGCACGCCCGCACCACCGACGAGGGCGGCCGCGGACTGCTGCTCGTCGCTCAGCTCGCCGAACGGTGGGGAACGCGGTACCAGGAACGGGGAAAAATCGTATGGGCCGAGCTGCCGATCACCGGACCGGTCCGTCAGATGGAAAGTGCGTAA
- a CDS encoding NAD-dependent epimerase/dehydratase family protein encodes MLILVTGTTGQVGRRFVPRLLVQRQPGEQVRVLLRDAARGERFAELGAQVAVGDMRDEEALGKALAGVDAVVNVAAAFRGVPDEEAWAVNRDAAVALGRAAQVSGVERFVQVSTNNVYGVGRGRPLTEEDESRPGGAMWGAYPESKAEAERELLALKSLDVRIGRLPFVYGEGDPHLANSLHWAARWAPHQRLQMAHHADVAQGLMRLLYAPGIAGRIYNIADDAPVTTVELYQLNGVEVPAGIHELTDPDPWFGITSNQRIRRELGFRPIYPSVWTARDAGAL; translated from the coding sequence ATGCTGATCTTGGTGACCGGTACGACGGGACAGGTTGGACGGCGCTTCGTGCCGAGGCTGCTGGTCCAGCGACAGCCGGGCGAGCAGGTGCGAGTCCTGCTGCGGGACGCGGCCCGTGGCGAGCGCTTCGCGGAGCTGGGCGCCCAGGTCGCCGTGGGAGATATGCGCGACGAGGAGGCACTCGGCAAGGCGCTCGCCGGTGTGGACGCCGTCGTGAACGTCGCCGCAGCCTTCCGCGGAGTGCCGGATGAGGAGGCGTGGGCCGTCAACCGGGACGCCGCGGTGGCCCTGGGCCGCGCCGCGCAGGTCTCCGGCGTGGAGCGGTTCGTGCAGGTCAGCACGAACAATGTGTACGGCGTCGGACGGGGCCGCCCGCTGACCGAGGAGGACGAGAGTCGGCCTGGCGGCGCGATGTGGGGCGCCTACCCCGAGTCCAAGGCCGAGGCCGAGCGCGAACTGCTCGCGCTCAAGAGCCTGGACGTACGCATCGGGCGGCTCCCCTTCGTCTACGGCGAGGGCGATCCGCACCTAGCCAACTCCTTGCATTGGGCCGCCCGCTGGGCGCCGCACCAGCGCCTGCAGATGGCACACCACGCTGACGTCGCCCAGGGCCTGATGCGTCTGCTGTACGCGCCAGGTATCGCCGGCCGGATCTACAACATCGCCGATGACGCTCCCGTCACGACGGTCGAGCTGTACCAGCTCAACGGCGTCGAAGTGCCCGCCGGGATCCACGAGCTCACGGACCCCGACCCGTGGTTCGGGATCACGTCCAACCAGCGGATCCGCCGGGAACTCGGCTTCCGGCCGATCTACCCGAGCGTCTGGACGGCCCGGGACGCCGGAGCCCTGTGA
- a CDS encoding helix-turn-helix transcriptional regulator: MNRAELADFLRRARARLDPSDVGLTAGARRRTPGLRREEVAQLAGMSVDYYTRLEQSRGPRPSRQMLTALARALRLTEDERDHLFHLTGEEPPRREATSTYVRPGLLLVLDRLYDTPAMVVTDCGEVLAQNALSRALSGDALARPPRERNMIRRFFLDPAAQELFPPEDRPERAREQVAGLRAVASARPTDPEPTSLVAELCAASKEFAYLWDEHEVAVRRAATKRFRHPAIGILELHCEILVNADHNQQLVIHTARPGTESYERLQLLRVVGLQDLTPTSL, encoded by the coding sequence GTGAACCGAGCCGAACTCGCCGACTTCCTGCGCCGCGCTCGTGCCCGCCTGGACCCCTCCGACGTGGGTCTGACGGCCGGCGCCCGCCGCCGTACGCCGGGGCTGCGCCGCGAGGAGGTGGCCCAGCTGGCCGGCATGTCCGTGGACTACTACACGCGGCTGGAACAGTCCCGGGGCCCGCGTCCGTCCCGCCAGATGCTCACCGCGCTGGCCCGGGCCCTGCGCCTGACGGAGGACGAACGCGACCACCTTTTCCACCTCACCGGTGAAGAGCCGCCGCGCCGGGAGGCAACTAGCACCTACGTGCGCCCGGGTCTGCTCCTGGTACTGGACCGGCTGTACGACACCCCGGCGATGGTGGTGACCGACTGCGGCGAGGTCCTGGCCCAGAACGCGCTGTCGCGGGCGCTGAGCGGAGACGCTCTCGCCCGCCCGCCCCGAGAACGCAACATGATCCGCCGCTTCTTCCTGGACCCGGCGGCCCAGGAGCTGTTCCCGCCCGAGGACCGCCCGGAGCGCGCCCGTGAGCAGGTCGCCGGCCTGCGAGCGGTGGCCTCGGCGCGCCCCACGGACCCCGAACCGACCTCCCTCGTCGCCGAACTATGCGCCGCAAGCAAGGAGTTCGCCTACCTCTGGGACGAACACGAGGTCGCCGTACGCCGCGCCGCCACGAAACGCTTCCGGCACCCTGCGATCGGCATCCTCGAACTCCACTGCGAGATCCTCGTCAACGCCGACCACAACCAGCAGCTCGTTATCCACACGGCCCGCCCGGGCACAGAGTCGTACGAGCGCTTGCAGCTGCTGCGGGTGGTGGGCTTGCAGGACCTGACGCCGACGAGCCTCTGA
- a CDS encoding IS701 family transposase, with translation MDVLPEVDCWKAELESVFARVAGRFGRADLRWRMRDYVRGLLAPVGRKNGWQLAEWAGHRDPAGLQHLLNGARWDADAVRDDVRDYVADQLGPGGVLIIDDTGFVKKGTTSAGVSRQYTGTSGKIDNCQIGVFAAYATSSGRALVDRELNLPKVWTSDRERCQAAKIPDERGFATKGELAREIVRRCLAAGLPAAWVTADEAYGQDWNFRRLLEQLGLGYVVAVPKSQQIKSLAGIWRIDQLIDEAPADAWQRLSCGDGAKGPRVYDWAAAKLPANIIFDPDPPSHHRWVLARRSLSDPTEIAYYLAHAPVGIEIDELARIAGSRWAVEECFQAAKNECGLDEYEVRRYPGWYRHITLAMLAHAFLTSLAAQAAHRETAETNRPASSPSPWQKSDGSWTLSCPTPDPNSTSVSKP, from the coding sequence ATGGACGTGTTACCTGAAGTCGATTGCTGGAAGGCCGAGTTGGAGTCGGTCTTCGCTCGGGTGGCGGGCCGGTTCGGGCGGGCGGATCTGCGGTGGCGGATGCGTGACTATGTGCGGGGATTGCTGGCGCCGGTCGGGCGGAAGAATGGCTGGCAGCTGGCCGAATGGGCCGGCCACCGTGATCCGGCGGGCCTGCAGCACCTGCTGAACGGTGCCCGCTGGGACGCCGATGCCGTCCGCGACGACGTGCGGGACTACGTCGCCGATCAGCTCGGTCCGGGCGGGGTACTGATCATCGATGACACCGGGTTCGTCAAGAAGGGCACTACCTCGGCCGGGGTGAGCCGGCAGTACACCGGCACCTCGGGGAAGATCGACAACTGCCAGATCGGCGTGTTCGCCGCCTATGCCACCAGCTCGGGCCGGGCCCTGGTGGACCGGGAGCTCAACCTGCCGAAAGTCTGGACCTCCGACCGTGAGCGGTGCCAGGCAGCGAAAATCCCTGATGAACGCGGCTTTGCCACCAAAGGGGAGCTGGCCCGGGAGATCGTGCGCCGCTGCCTGGCCGCGGGCCTCCCGGCCGCCTGGGTGACCGCGGACGAGGCCTATGGGCAGGACTGGAACTTCCGCCGCCTGCTCGAGCAGCTCGGCCTCGGCTACGTGGTTGCGGTGCCCAAGTCCCAGCAGATCAAGTCCCTGGCGGGGATCTGGCGCATCGACCAGCTCATCGACGAAGCCCCCGCCGATGCCTGGCAGCGGCTGTCCTGCGGCGACGGGGCGAAGGGCCCACGCGTCTATGACTGGGCAGCGGCGAAACTGCCCGCCAACATCATTTTCGACCCGGATCCGCCGAGTCATCATCGCTGGGTGCTGGCCCGCCGCAGTCTGTCCGACCCCACCGAGATCGCCTACTACCTCGCCCACGCACCCGTCGGCATCGAGATCGACGAACTCGCCCGCATCGCCGGCAGCCGGTGGGCGGTCGAGGAATGCTTCCAGGCCGCGAAGAACGAGTGCGGCCTGGACGAGTACGAGGTCCGCCGCTATCCGGGCTGGTACCGGCACATCACCCTGGCCATGCTCGCCCATGCCTTCCTCACCTCCCTGGCCGCCCAAGCCGCCCACCGGGAAACCGCAGAAACGAACCGACCAGCATCGTCCCCCTCACCGTGGCAGAAATCCGACGGCTCCTGGACACTCTCCTGCCCCACCCCAGACCCGAACTCAACCAGCGTCAGCAAGCCCTGA
- a CDS encoding IS5 family transposase (programmed frameshift): MGRGTWSWIVPDGLWEIARPLIPEDRVRPQGGGTQNTPDETLFAAIIYVLVSGCSWRALPPCFGISKSTAHRRFMIWSRAGVWGRLHEAVLHQLDDAGLIDVSRVVLDSAHVRAKKGGELTGPSPVDRGKPGSKMHILSDANGLPLVVGLSAANTHDSEGLKPMVAGHQTRHDPHRGRYFKPQRLHADKAYDIPHLREWLRGKRIGVRIARKGTESSERLGRRRWVIERTMSWLTGYHRLNHRYERYPRNYLGFLGLAAALCCYKRFLKLTT; the protein is encoded by the exons ATGGGGCGGGGTACGTGGAGTTGGATTGTTCCGGACGGGCTGTGGGAGATCGCCAGGCCGTTGATCCCGGAGGACCGGGTGCGACCGCAGGGCGGCGGCACCCAGAACACGCCTGATGAGACGCTGTTCGCGGCGATCATCTACGTGCTGGTGAGCGGATGTTCCTGGCGGGCTCTGCCGCCGTGCTTCGGGATATCGAAGTCGACGGCCCACCGCAGGTTCATGATCTGGTCGCGGGCCGGGGTGTGGGGCCGGCTGCACGAGGCGGTCCTGCACCAGCTCGACGACGCCGGTCTGATCGACGTCTCCCGCGTCGTCCTCGACTCCGCCCACGTGCGCGCAAAAAAAG GGGGCGAACTTACAGGTCCGAGCCCCGTGGACCGAGGCAAGCCGGGTTCCAAGATGCACATCCTGTCGGACGCGAACGGACTGCCCCTGGTCGTCGGCCTCTCCGCCGCCAACACCCACGACAGCGAAGGGCTGAAGCCCATGGTGGCCGGTCACCAAACGAGACACGACCCCCACCGAGGCAGGTACTTCAAGCCCCAACGCCTGCACGCCGACAAGGCCTACGACATCCCCCACCTGCGAGAATGGTTACGCGGCAAACGCATCGGCGTGCGCATCGCCCGCAAAGGCACCGAGTCCAGCGAACGATTAGGACGCCGACGATGGGTGATCGAGCGGACCATGTCCTGGCTGACCGGCTACCACAGACTCAACCACCGCTACGAACGCTATCCCCGCAACTACCTGGGCTTTCTCGGCCTCGCTGCCGCCCTCTGCTGCTACAAACGCTTCCTCAAACTCACCACATAG
- a CDS encoding IS5 family transposase (programmed frameshift), translated as MSADLVPDDLWERIAPLLPPRPPRRHRHPGRLPVDDRAALRGIVYVLCKSVSWRDVPAERVGCSGVTAWRRLRDWTEAGVWPRLHEVLLAELRKEGLLEMDDAAIDGSHVRALKRGAHTGPSPVDRARPGSKHHLIVDRHGTPLAVSLTSGNRHDVTQLVPLLDAIPRIRGLRGRPRHRPRRLFADRGYDFDKYRRLIRARGIAPKIARRGTPHGSGLGKTRWVVERTFAWLHQFKRLRIRYEIRADLHLGLLQLACSIICLRRLRTSF; from the exons GTGTCTGCTGATCTTGTGCCTGATGACCTGTGGGAACGTATAGCCCCGCTGCTGCCACCTCGTCCGCCGCGGCGGCATCGGCATCCCGGGCGGTTGCCGGTGGATGACCGTGCTGCTCTGCGAGGCATTGTTTACGTGCTGTGCAAGAGCGTGAGCTGGCGGGACGTCCCCGCGGAGCGGGTCGGCTGCAGCGGGGTGACGGCCTGGCGGCGTCTGCGGGACTGGACCGAGGCCGGAGTGTGGCCCCGCCTGCACGAGGTACTTCTGGCCGAACTACGCAAAGAAGGCCTGCTGGAGATGGACGACGCCGCGATCGACGGCTCACATGTCCGGGCGCTCA AAAGGGGGGCTCACACCGGACCTTCGCCGGTCGACCGGGCACGGCCAGGCAGCAAGCATCACCTGATCGTCGACCGGCACGGAACCCCCTTGGCCGTCTCGCTGACCAGCGGAAACCGTCACGACGTCACTCAGCTCGTGCCGCTGCTGGACGCGATACCCCGCATCCGTGGCCTGCGCGGCCGGCCACGGCACCGGCCCCGGCGGCTGTTCGCCGACCGCGGCTACGACTTCGACAAGTACCGGCGCCTCATCCGGGCTCGCGGGATCGCACCCAAGATCGCCCGCCGCGGCACTCCGCACGGCTCCGGCCTGGGCAAGACCCGATGGGTCGTCGAGCGCACCTTCGCCTGGCTCCACCAGTTCAAGCGACTGCGCATCCGCTACGAGATACGCGCCGACCTCCACCTCGGACTGCTCCAACTCGCCTGTAGCATCATCTGTTTGAGACGACTCCGAACCTCATTCTGA
- a CDS encoding YrhB domain-containing protein, with protein sequence MIERETAVRIVEEELDRENQKWAALGVEPVRTTVLHVEKHELVWKVYWQSEEYARTRNPAAMLVGHGPYLVDRIDGGLHQIGAVSEIEGAWEADYRVRIRGLTIRTSVDDLHEEIREAAAVRGRMPAVRILRQRLPTLSPSQALEYVSALLQADAPAHLVAVAVEHLIEPMNPVLAVQTIRQGKLD encoded by the coding sequence GTGATCGAGCGAGAGACCGCGGTTCGTATCGTCGAGGAAGAGCTGGACCGCGAGAACCAGAAGTGGGCGGCTCTGGGCGTTGAGCCGGTGCGCACAACAGTGCTGCATGTAGAGAAACACGAGCTGGTCTGGAAGGTCTACTGGCAGTCCGAGGAATACGCGCGCACCCGGAACCCCGCGGCCATGTTGGTCGGCCACGGCCCCTACCTGGTCGACCGCATCGACGGCGGGCTGCACCAAATTGGAGCCGTCTCCGAGATAGAGGGAGCCTGGGAGGCTGACTACCGCGTTCGTATCCGTGGGCTGACCATTCGCACCTCTGTGGACGATCTACACGAAGAGATACGCGAAGCTGCCGCCGTGCGTGGCCGCATGCCAGCGGTACGCATCCTGCGCCAGAGACTGCCGACGCTGTCTCCATCGCAGGCCCTCGAGTACGTGAGTGCGTTGCTGCAGGCCGATGCCCCAGCCCACCTTGTGGCTGTCGCCGTTGAACATCTCATCGAACCCATGAACCCAGTGCTCGCCGTGCAGACCATCCGCCAGGGAAAACTCGATTAG